In Leishmania braziliensis MHOM/BR/75/M2904 complete genome, chromosome 27, the DNA window TTTTGCACATTTGCACcgttctctcctccgccttgtcCACTCCCTGCCATTGAGCATGACGGCTCAGCCTTGCTCAACCCCACGGCCTGCCCACAGGgagcccatcgcgtggtgcgcagccgccATAGACACACGCACTGGGGCGATAGTCTGGCACAGCCAGCTGAACCCTGCCCCCTGCCCAACGCACCACCcccagccgccgccatccCGCCGCTCCCCACAGGGTGCATCGGTCGGggcagcgcaggcgcgccacaccagcaggcagtgAGAATGCGGTGGGGTGCGCTCCAGTGACGCTGGCACTCTGGCCTCGCTACGTCGTGGGTGCATGACCCAGTTgccaccagaggtggctcggcgcagtggcggggaggaggagggctgcGTGGCTACCCCCGAgagcaggggagggagggggtggaagcACTGAGCACTGGGGTGTTGCCCCGTGATGAGGGGTAAAGTAAGAGAACGAGGGAAAACAAACGAAACAACGGATGCGGTGATCGTGGCTAGTGAACAACTCGCTGCCCTCATGCTCAGAAAGACACCTCTACACACATGCGTGTATGCATCTGCGCGTTTTTCGGCAAagtgccccctccccgcccgCCTGCGTCCCTGGAGGCACACAGTCACGCTCGACGTAGACGAGAGACGGGGGTGCACCAAAGAGATGCGGCGTCGGAGGAGACATGAACCAGCAAAGGACAAAAAGAGGCGCTGGAAGAAAGGGAATGAACAAAGACAACGTGGAGAGACAAAGAGGCGTCACTTGCAAGTGAGAGTAAGAGCAAAGCCTGAAAGGAAAAGCGTATCACAATCCTGCGCATGCACAGGGAACGAGGGGAGAGTGTCGCACCCATGAATACGACCCTGTCGTTGCCGTGTGCACATGTGAGTCTTGTGACGCGTGTGTCTCCCTCCGCGTTAGTCCATCTTGCGTTATGCATTCGGTAACCTGTCACCGGGTGGGTGGCGTGCGACGCAgcaagaggggaaaagaaaacgtaGGCAGGAGATGGGGCCAAGCGAAAGGGGTACAGAGAGAACtgggagagaacgagagagaggagcccACACAGATGAATCTCCTCAGAACAGAAAGCTAGGGAAAGGCGGCGACGCCTCTGTTCCTCCACAACGCcgtcttcctcccttcttctttctcaCCGTCCCTGCCGCACATCCCAGAGCGCTCGTTGGCGGGGGCTGTTCGTTACCGCTGTGTCGGTTGGCTTTCGTTCATCACTTTTGGCTCAAGTCCCTAAAGTACGGCGGTGTACATTCGCCTGCCTCTCGTTGCATGTGAGGGGCAAATGGAGAGGGTGAAGAAGgaaggtggcggcgtccATGGGGAATGGGAAGGTGGCCACGACAGTAAGTCGCGACCccgaggtgcagctgctgcctcacccagctccccctcctcgacgCACTTCACGTAGAGCTGCAAGGTCCGCCCCGTCTCTTCTCTCGGCGCGTCTACTTCAGTCCTTTGAGAAGATCCTTGGCGATGTTCTTGTGGTGCGCCTCAATGGTACCGCCACCGATCTCCAGCAGTTTCGCGTCGCGCCACAGTCTCTCGACCGGCATATCTTGCGTGTACCCCATGCCACCCATCACCTGGATCGCCGAGTCCGCCACCTTCTTGGCAATCGGCGTGGCAAACAGCttggcagcgtcgctgcccaGACGGTTCTGGTTGTCTGGGTGGACATTGTGACTGACCGAGTACACAAGTGCCTTCGCTGCCTCGGTGTCCGCGTAGCCCTCCGCGATGTAGCGCTGGATCTGACCGAAATTAGAGATGGGATGACCAAACGCTTTCCGCTGCGAAGCATACGACGTCATGAGCTCGACAGAGCGCTCCGCGATGCCGACCGCCATACCAGCCAAGGTGACGCGCTCCAGCTCTAGATTGCGCATCATGCCCACCATACCCTTTCCATCCCCACCGAGCAAATTCTCCGCCGGAACAACGACGTCCTCAAAGAAGAGCTGACACATGTGCGAGGCGCGCATGCCGCATTTGTCAATCTTCGGGCCCTGCGTGAAGCCCTTCATGCCGCGCTCCACCACGAAAGCCGTGATCTTGCCGTTCACCTTGGCGTAGATGAGATACACGTCGGCCACAGTGCCGTTCGTGATCCAAATCTTGCTGCCGTTTAACACGTAGTTCCCAAAGCTGTCCTTCTTGGCGGTGGTCTGCATCCCCAAGACATCGGTGCCAGCGCCCGGCTCTGACATGCCCATGGCGCCAACATGCTCGCCCGTGAGCACCTTGGGCAGCCACCGAGCCCGCTGCGCCGGTGACGCGCTGTAGTAGAAGTTGTTCACAAAGAGCATGGCGTGGGCGAGGTAGGCAAGGCAGAACCCGGGGTCGTACTTGGAGAGTTCGTGGTGGACGATCACGGCCGCCACAGCGTCCAtgccggcaccgccgtcCGCCTCGGGAACCGTCACACCCATCACGCCCAGATCGCCGAGCTGTTTGAAGAGTTCGCGGTTGAAATGGCTGTTGATGTCGTCCTCCCTGGCGTGCTTGTCGACCACCTCCCGAGAAAACTTGGCCACCGTCTCACGCAAGGCCGCATGCTCCGGTGTCGGGTTGTACAGATCCATGAAAGCGCGGCTCGTCGACGTCAtggcggcggccgctgtCCACCCGCACGTaccggtgcagcggcagagtGAAGACTGCAGAACGCGACGCATTATACTAACAATAAACGAGTAAGAGTGATGACCCAACTAatcaaaggagagagacacacacacacaaacagagAGGCTGAGGGAAGGAAACCgacagggagagaagagagtgaTGACTGTTGGCCTACACAATATCGAAGCGAGCacagaaacgaaaagagggagagaggaagaacgaGTAAACTGTGAGACCAAGATCTTAACAAACGTTGAAGGGGGCTGAAGAGGGGAGACTATAGCATCCGTACCAGCGTGAGAGCGAGGGGAAGGGGCATGAAATGAGTATAGGGGATGTGCAGGCGCGGGTGTTGTGCGTGCATGGCCGACACTCGTGTGCATGTTTGCATATGGgcgagggggaagaagagagacagacgcATGTGAGAGTGTTGGAAGCAAAAAGCGTTTGTCTGTTGTTCAGGTGAATTAGTGAAGCCAAAACAACAGCGGCGAAAATGTATGGCCCGTCCGTGTGCGTCCCACGCCAAGCAGAGCAGGAAATCAACAGAACAACAACTTGCCCCTTACAGAACGGTgggacagcgcagcagcctcgaccacagaagaagaggaagcagCTATTCAGTGGGATGAAAAACCCACAGGATTAGTGGCCATTGCAGTCGTCCCTTTTACTTCCTGTTGCGCTCCGGCTTGTTGGTTATGGGGAAACTATTGGTTGTGAGGTTCATTATTCCTCTTGTCATGCGATCAGGGGGGGTTTACTCGATCTCGTGCATCCGCGATTTGAGGAAATCGTGCGTAGAGGCAgtcacatgcacacacgcgcgcgcgagaaACACAGACGAAAGTGATGAGGCTGCAAAGGCAGCAGAAGTTAAGGGAAATCTGCAATGAACAGCGATCCCGCGACTTGCCTGTCAACGTCTACCAAACAACACCGTTTTATTGGCGTTTCAGCGCCAACGTTTCGTCCTTGTCATCCGAGTCCTCCCCATCGCTGCCCTCAGTCTCTGTCGGTTGTACCTCTTCTGCTCGATTGGgttgcttctcctcctggGTAGCCGCCGGCGCCGTCTTTCGGGGACGAAGGGCAGCCAGTCGCATGAAAGCGCCGACATCTTCATTGTCATCCTCAGCTCCTGCGCGGCAGCGATTACTCAAccgccgctccgcctccgtcaGTTGTGCTGTGTCTACAGATGCTATGATGTTCTTTACGGTCTCCGTCAGAAGCCCGATAGACGTGCTCGTCGTCAGTCGGTGCCCATCGTCTTCGGTGCTCGCACGAATGGCACGGCTCAGTTCAAGCGAGAAACGACCACGAATGCCCAGTACCGCAACGCACTGCTCAAGAGGCGAAAAAATGGGCTCGGCAGACCTCAAGACCTCCTTTACCTTCCCGGCGTCTGTCGTCTCCCCGTTGGCGTCCCCCTCCGCGGCGACTGAGCCGATCTTTCGGCTCAGTCCCCGTACCTGCACGGCAGCCCGCAACGAGCCCACAGACGGAGGCCCCTCCTGGTGCGGGACGAAGCCGTAGTCGGTGCAGTAGCCAAACACGTAACTTCGCAGGCTCCATAGCGCCGCTGCGAGGAGCTCTGCCCCCTCCTTGGCCCTGCCGcccccgccaccactgcggtCACCGCGCAAAAGCGCCTTGGCTGTCTTGCGCTTGTTGCGCGACACACGCGAGAGTTGTGCTGCCATGGAGCCACTACGCGCGAACACCGCACGCAGCAACTCCACATCCACCTCGAGGTGACGTCCGGAGATGAGGGAACGGCGGAAGTACCCTTCATTGGCGCGCAAATGGCGGTACCGCTGCCACagagcgacgctgccgcttccgATGCCGTCGTAGTAGTCGTCACCGGAGAGCAGCATCAAGAACACAAAGTCAATGCGGTAGGAAGGAAGCAGCTCGGCTGGCAGTGGAGGGTTCGGCACAGCCTTCGACCAGTGGTTCATGAGCTCCCACAGAGACGTGAGGCTGAGGTCAAATGGATCGATCAGGCTGTAGTGCGCATACGGAACAGCCACCATGGCGACCAGGATGAGGTCCGAGTCATTGCCCACTATTGACACGGTATCGTCTGGGTCGTAGCTGCCATCGGCGACTGTCGCTGCCCAGAGTCTGCGTAGCAACGCAGACATTTTCACCTCACCTTCCCCCGACTCGCGGCACCCGCTTACCATCAGTTTTTCCCAGGAGTACTGGGccttgcgccgctgcagataCGTTGTGATGTACTCCTCGCAGGCGAGCACGAACTCTGCCCCGCAGAGGATCTCCtcacggtgcagcggcacctcgTCCAGCACAGGGTCACACGTGTACCACGGCGAGACACGAATGCTGTTACTGCCACTGCACTTTGAGGTGGTGGGCGCTGTGGCGGAACGTGGCGGGTGGATAGACAGGGAGTGGCGGCGCTCCTTCTGTGTCTTCAGCTTTGCAATCGGCGCGACGCCGTCGTACACAAGAACAAGAGTATCGTGCGGCCGCACACGCGTCAGCAGCTCGTCCATCTTTGCTGCGAccgcgcgcagcgtcgctgcagtaGTTGGCACCTTAGGGTTGTACGCGATGTGCAGCACTGCATTCATGTCTATCAGAAGATGGCGGGGGTTGATAGCGTAGCAGTCTGCGCGGGCATTTTTGCTGGGGTATGCATACTGGATGTTGTGGTGTTCCACATACCTCCAAAGTCCCTTGACGCCCATCCTGAGCCAGTCGCCTCagccccacccctcctcctcttggACAGCTGCGGTGCAAGCGCTTAAGAAATTTAAGGGGGCGGCAACAACGAAAATGAAGTGCAGTTGTGAAttaagagaggggagagagagagagagagcaatgGAGAAGATAGGCGAAGACAAGAAGCCTCCGCAGACGGAGGGACACAGCGGCAACACGAGCAAGGTCAGTCGTGAAATGTGCGATTTGCATGCGGTCACGCTCTGGTACAGGTACCCCGAAAGACCTTCATCGAAAGCTGCGAGGAGCACAGAGGATCGAAATCGGGGCCATACGCATCTGCACAGAGTCGACACCACATGTTTTCGCACGGCCAGCAAGGACGTACATCCGTCTCTTCACAGTAGCGTCAATGGTAGCGCCGTAacacctctctctgtatgcATGTGTCTCACACTTGGCTCTCGCAGTCCTTCCAACACTGACCTCCCCTCTCAGCCATTACTAAAGCCGTCTCTTTTGTACGATGCGCCTCTGCTGGTACTCTCATTTGAAAAAGGCCGGTTGGGCTAGAAAAcaagagatggagagaaaCGCCTACAGCGCAACAGGGGCAACATACAACAtttttctcctccgccttgtcCACTCCCTGCCATTAAGCATGACGGCTCAGCCCTGCTCAACCCCACGGCCTGCCCACAGGgagcccatcgcgtggtgcgcagccgccATAGACACACGCGCTGGGGCGATGGTCTGGCACAGCCAGCTGAGCCCTGCCCCCTGCCCAACGCACCACCcccagccgccgccatccCGCCGCTCCCCACAGGGTGCATCGGTCGGggcagcgcaggcgcgccacaccagcaggcagtgAGAATGCGGTGGGGTGCGCTCCAGTGACGCTGGCACTCTGGCCTCGCTACGTCGTGGGTGCATGACCCAGTTgccaccagaggtggctcggcgcagtggcggggaggaggagggctgcGTGGCTACCCCCGagagcagaggagggagggggtggaagcACTGAGCACTGGGGTGTTGCCCAGTGATGAGGGGTAAAGTAAGAgaacgaagagaaagagaggaataCGCAGAGCAACTCTCAGCactgaaaagaaaggggaaaaggcgaCGAAGGCTCCGGCTAAGCGGAGCGGAGGAAGACAAAACAATGCGCGCCTGCCTATGTCATTTTTACAGCCGCAGCGCATTGATGCGGGCATGCGCCTGTCAGCCAGGCGTGTAGATGTGCttttctcgttctctctcgcgctctcgTCCCCTAGCGATCGAGAGGATCCAGAAGAGGCTGCCACAGCaacaaaagggggggggggggggggggggggcgaaggcCCGCAGCGCAAGTTGGCTGAGTTTTGTCCCTCTCACGCGTCGGGCACAGgggcctctccctcccaaCGAGGGCGAGAAAGATGCATTACCCCTGACGCTCAATTTCTTCGCGTTGGGCAGCGGCCCAGACAAAAACGCGTGACGGGCTCAAGCTTCGGGCGTCAGAGAATCGAAGAAACTGCGCACCAGCACAAGCGCGCACCACGCAATGAgtcaaagagagagggggtagCGAGAAGgccagggagagagaagagagagggggagggggcaagaCATGCTGACGGAAGGGGGAGAATACGTGAGACTATAGAAGAGGACTACGTAGTAAAAAGCGGTGCAAAACAGAACCGTCTCGCTTGCGtatgtgtgtcggtgtgcgcTCACTTCAAGCTGCTGGAAGAATggagagacacagacacacatgGCGCGTGAGTGCCTCCATTATGCACGGACTCTTCTCATGATATCTGCAGCCATTTTTCCTGGGGTCATGGTTGAAGAGCAGGGGCGGTACGGCTACCCACGGCAGCGACTGGGTCAGTAGAGGTTGCAGCTCATACCGCCTCCCTATCAATCAAGGATGCCACTCAAGAGGAAAATCGTGAGGAAGACAGTGAAGGCGAAGGAAGAGCCATTCAGAGAACTACGGAGTCGCCACGCTGTCCATCGGACCCGCTGCATATTGTGTTCGTTTTGATGGGCAATTTCGCTTCTATCCCTGTATGACCTCACCGCTTCCGTCGCTTCCGAGGGCAATCGATGAGGTGGGACGAGTGAGTGGGACACCGTAGAACGAAGCAGCACGAGAGTTTGGCCTTGTGTCTGTCGCCTTTGAGGCTCCcgtgcacgcgtgcgtgggtgggtgggtgggtgcctCTGTGCACGGTGGTCTATGAAGCAGAGCGAAGCAAGTGAAGTAGTGTAaccccctcttttctcttgcaCACTCCTCAAAAGCAAGAAAATGTGGCCCAAAAAAGGGGGCATGCGGCACTGTCAGTCGCGCATGTAGCGCCCTTagacatccacacacacacacacacacacacacacacacacacacacacacacacgcacgcgcgcgtggaCGTCACAGGCTGTGTAAACCTTGTAGCATCTCTTCCATCCCACGCTGAACCAGTAGCCGCAAAATCGGTGCACCGAGGGTGCAGAAGACGTTTAGCTTCGTCACGGTTGTGGTCAACCGAAAGGAGCCCACAGAGACGGTCAGCTTTTCGAAAGCAATGTGCATGTTGCCAGAGGCCATCAGCCACATGTACATCTTGCCCTTCAGACGGATGTTGGTGGCTTTGATCGTGGCGACGCCGCGTGTAACGCCCTTGGTGtacagctcctcctccctgccACGCAGCGTCCACGCCGCCACCCGTGAGCCGGGCATTGATTTTTGACGCTGTGATTGCCGGGCTATGCGTGCTTGCCGGGCGGCGTTGGCCTCGCCAATGTACGCAAACTGAATCGCAtcgagcgccaccgcctttaTGTTAAGCTTCGCCTTCATTCGTGTCCCTTCCTCGCAAAACTCTATGGAGCACTTGTCCTCCCGAAAGCTGAGCTCAGTCAGCttgagaggagaggtggagagcagAATCGGACCGAGCAAGGGCACCTCCAGCGGCTCCTCTGTCATGCCCTCCAACACCTGTTTGCCACGCAGCGCCTTCCCAACCACGTGCAGCAGTCGCTGTAGAATGATTGTGGTCTTGTTATGCAGATTGGGGCACTCGTCATGGATGCAGCGCACAAGCTCGCAGCGCGACTTGGAGCCGAATACCTTCTCGTAAGGAGCCAGCATCGTCACAATGGTGTCCcagcgctcctcctcggcgttCAGGAAGGCTGCCGGGTCGAGGCTCGAGCACCCACTGTGCGCAGCAGGAATGCCTGCTGTTCTCATGTTAGATTGTCGCTCGGTGTGCAGCTCGTCCACAT includes these proteins:
- a CDS encoding putative isovaleryl-coA dehydrogenase, whose amino-acid sequence is MRRVLQSSLCRCTGTCGWTAAAAMTSTSRAFMDLYNPTPEHAALRETVAKFSREVVDKHAREDDINSHFNRELFKQLGDLGVMGVTVPEADGGAGMDAVAAVIVHHELSKYDPGFCLAYLAHAMLFVNNFYYSASPAQRARWLPKVLTGEHVGAMGMSEPGAGTDVLGMQTTAKKDSFGNYVLNGSKIWITNGTVADVYLIYAKVNGKITAFVVERGMKGFTQGPKIDKCGMRASHMCQLFFEDVVVPAENLLGGDGKGMVGMMRNLELERVTLAGMAVGIAERSVELMTSYASQRKAFGHPISNFGQIQRYIAEGYADTEAAKALVYSVSHNVHPDNQNRLGSDAAKLFATPIAKKVADSAIQVMGGMGYTQDMPVERLWRDAKLLEIGGGTIEAHHKNIAKDLLKGLK